One window from the genome of Acuticoccus sp. I52.16.1 encodes:
- a CDS encoding EAL domain-containing protein, producing MVERWNRLRRGALSRRTRIALLAAIGAILGAGVPITLSIVIARDLTLREMNGQLESYASLPVKRAQRAFADAARVLDDMSAYADCTTEHIEAMRRVAMSELFIDEVGYLRGDELACTSWGSVEPGIRRAEIDFVTADGLETSNRILPSVTGARAAIGLHKGAHNVLISQFRLVSLPALDGVTLALAYRTTDGTAYLLSERETAASSLLLRVLDGAPLPYGARTSERGRFIALASSSLPLHGATYRQFILWMLPIGITLAALIITNVIWLSRRQLRFDRQILAALRNGEMHLVYQPIMELHTGTCIGAEALIRWQRPDGHIMRPDLFIPAAEDEGVIGEVTRFVLRRVLDDLGPLLRSTPEAHVAVNLSAQDIASATFSGFLAAELDQAGVAARSVHLEVTERALVDPVSSIATFAALRHAGHRLSIDDFGTGYSSLQYLQDLPVDALKIDKSFVDAIGREMARREVIEHIIDLALSLNLGIIAEGIETPVQAGFLRAHGVGQGQGYLYAPPLALDAFLRFYEAKARHDGKRAAAATLASRPAPRVLV from the coding sequence ATGGTGGAGCGTTGGAACCGGCTCCGTAGAGGGGCGCTGTCCAGGCGGACGCGAATCGCGCTCCTCGCCGCTATCGGCGCTATCCTCGGCGCGGGCGTTCCCATCACCCTCAGCATCGTCATCGCCCGCGACCTCACCTTGCGGGAGATGAACGGCCAACTGGAATCCTACGCCTCGCTGCCGGTGAAGCGCGCCCAACGGGCCTTCGCCGACGCCGCGCGCGTCCTCGACGACATGTCCGCCTACGCCGACTGCACCACCGAACATATCGAGGCGATGCGCCGCGTGGCGATGAGCGAACTCTTCATCGACGAGGTCGGCTACCTGCGCGGCGACGAGCTCGCCTGCACCTCATGGGGCTCCGTGGAGCCGGGGATCCGCCGCGCCGAGATCGACTTCGTCACGGCCGACGGCCTCGAGACCTCGAACCGGATCCTGCCGTCCGTCACCGGCGCGCGCGCGGCGATCGGCCTGCACAAGGGGGCGCACAACGTCCTCATCTCGCAGTTCCGACTGGTGAGCCTGCCGGCGCTCGACGGGGTGACCCTCGCCCTCGCCTACCGCACCACCGACGGCACCGCCTACCTGCTGAGCGAGCGGGAGACGGCGGCGAGTTCGCTCCTGCTGCGCGTCCTAGACGGTGCCCCGCTGCCCTATGGTGCGCGCACGTCCGAGCGGGGCCGCTTCATCGCCCTCGCCAGCTCGAGCCTGCCGCTCCACGGCGCCACCTACCGCCAGTTCATCCTTTGGATGCTGCCGATCGGGATCACGCTGGCGGCGCTCATCATCACCAACGTGATCTGGCTCTCGCGCCGGCAGCTGCGGTTCGACCGCCAGATCCTCGCCGCCCTGCGCAACGGTGAGATGCACCTCGTCTACCAGCCGATCATGGAGCTGCACACCGGCACCTGCATCGGCGCCGAGGCGCTCATCCGCTGGCAGCGGCCCGACGGGCACATCATGCGCCCGGACCTGTTCATTCCGGCGGCGGAGGACGAGGGCGTGATCGGCGAGGTGACGCGGTTCGTCTTGCGCCGCGTGCTGGACGACCTCGGCCCGCTGCTGCGCTCCACGCCCGAGGCGCACGTTGCGGTGAACCTCTCCGCGCAGGACATCGCCTCGGCGACCTTTTCCGGCTTCCTCGCCGCCGAACTGGATCAGGCCGGCGTCGCCGCGCGCAGCGTCCACCTGGAGGTGACCGAGCGCGCGCTGGTCGACCCGGTGAGCAGCATCGCCACCTTCGCCGCCCTCCGGCACGCCGGCCACCGCCTGTCGATCGACGACTTCGGCACCGGCTATTCCAGCCTGCAATACCTGCAAGACCTGCCGGTCGACGCGCTGAAGATCGACAAGAGCTTCGTCGACGCGATCGGCCGGGAGATGGCGCGGCGCGAGGTGATCGAGCACATCATCGACCTGGCGCTCTCGCTCAACCTCGGCATCATCGCCGAGGGGATCGAGACGCCGGTGCAGGCGGGCTTCCTGCGCGCCCACGGCGTCGGCCAAGGGCAGGGCTACCTCTACGCGCCGCCGCTGGCGCTCGACGCCTTCCTGCGCTTCTACGAGGCGAAGGCCAGGCACGACGGCAAGCGCGCCGCCGCCGCGACCCTCGCCAGCCGGCCGGCGCCCCGCGTGCTGGTCTGA
- a CDS encoding branched-chain amino acid ABC transporter permease: MDYAAVIVLQVAYGIANLALIGLGLAIIFGMMRVINLAHGEFLMLGGYTVVVATNAGVNLWLAMLVLAPVVVGLIGVIVERVLIRFLYGRMIDTLLATWGLSLFLIGLVTTIFGPTTSTTVSPPVGALHIGEFYTSGYELLLIVFTIILFAIVFAVMKFTKLGLLARGTMQRPDMAAALGVSTSTIYMITFGLGSAVAGLAGALLAPITGVVPTIGAAYIAKAFITVISGGAAMLAGTASAAALLGFINQVITFITGPTVGEVALLVAAIILLRLLPTGITGRFFRRSL; encoded by the coding sequence GTGGACTACGCCGCCGTCATCGTCCTGCAGGTCGCCTACGGGATAGCGAACCTCGCGCTCATCGGCCTCGGCCTCGCGATCATCTTCGGGATGATGCGCGTCATCAACCTCGCACACGGCGAGTTCCTGATGCTCGGCGGCTACACCGTCGTCGTCGCCACCAACGCGGGCGTCAACCTGTGGCTCGCCATGCTGGTGCTGGCGCCTGTGGTGGTCGGCCTCATCGGCGTGATCGTCGAGCGGGTGCTGATCCGCTTCCTCTACGGGCGCATGATCGACACGCTGCTCGCCACCTGGGGCCTGTCGCTCTTCCTCATCGGCCTGGTGACGACGATCTTCGGCCCCACCACGTCGACCACCGTGTCGCCCCCGGTCGGCGCGCTGCACATCGGCGAGTTCTACACGTCCGGCTACGAACTCCTCCTTATCGTCTTCACGATCATCCTGTTCGCGATCGTCTTCGCGGTGATGAAGTTCACCAAGCTCGGCCTCCTGGCGCGCGGCACCATGCAGCGGCCGGACATGGCGGCCGCGCTCGGCGTGTCGACGTCGACCATCTACATGATCACCTTCGGGCTCGGCTCGGCCGTCGCGGGGCTGGCCGGCGCGCTGCTGGCGCCGATCACCGGTGTGGTGCCGACCATCGGCGCGGCCTACATCGCCAAGGCGTTCATCACCGTCATATCCGGCGGGGCGGCGATGCTGGCGGGCACGGCCTCTGCCGCGGCGCTGCTCGGCTTCATCAACCAGGTCATCACCTTCATCACCGGCCCCACGGTGGGCGAGGTGGCACTGCTCGTCGCCGCGATCATCCTGTTGCGGCTCCTCCCCACCGGCATCACCGGCCGCTTCTTCCGGCGCAGCCTGTGA
- a CDS encoding TRAP transporter small permease subunit, producing MKIADGAERLVRIVGEIVAWTGLAMVLLIAFNVIARYFFSYGLVALQELEWHLMAVGALFGITYALNRREEVRVDVLYARFPQPVKLAIDALGALLLGLVALKIAQLSVGFVTRSYALGEGSADPGGLPARYALKAMIPTAFVLLAIQAFARLVHDIAALAAPRPDTAGH from the coding sequence GTGAAAATCGCGGACGGGGCCGAGCGCCTCGTCCGCATCGTCGGCGAGATCGTCGCCTGGACGGGGCTCGCGATGGTGCTCCTGATCGCCTTCAACGTCATCGCCCGCTACTTCTTCTCCTACGGCCTGGTGGCGTTGCAGGAGCTGGAATGGCACCTGATGGCCGTCGGCGCCCTCTTCGGCATCACCTACGCGCTCAACCGGCGCGAGGAGGTGCGGGTCGACGTCCTCTATGCGCGCTTTCCGCAGCCCGTGAAGCTCGCCATCGACGCTCTCGGCGCTCTGCTCCTCGGCCTCGTCGCGCTGAAGATCGCACAGCTTTCGGTCGGCTTCGTCACCCGCAGCTACGCGCTGGGGGAAGGCTCGGCCGACCCCGGCGGTCTGCCGGCGCGCTATGCGCTCAAGGCGATGATTCCGACCGCCTTCGTGCTCCTCGCCATCCAGGCCTTCGCCCGCTTGGTGCACGACATCGCCGCCCTCGCCGCCCCCCGTCCAGACACGGCCGGACACTGA
- a CDS encoding flotillin family protein yields MGWIIVLLILVIAVVAILFLNRFYVKATRETALVRTGFGGQRVVLDGGALGLPIVHRIAEVNMKTMRLEVERAGERSIITKDRLRIDTTAEFYVRVQPSDEGVATAAQALGGKVRASDVEDLLEGKLVDALLSVAAKYTMDELQDNRGRYVAEVKDELTEKVAANGLVLEAVSLTRLDQTPFSALDQNNAFNAVGMRRLAEVIATNRRERAEIEDSADVAVRQSHLDATKRKLVIEQEEEEAQLTQQLAIEVQRAKTMAETAERQSEAEERREYARIRRDMEVRAKQIQSDREIDELSLQSKLAVQSTRHDTEIKLAAKKAEEAAAAAAAQAAIAEEATAREGVDTARETAVAERIRALAVIKAKEAAEVDDTRVASEADTVRAMAAAEAEAMHTKAQAIKAELLAKAEGESALYAAENAQSDAIIKMKLDLAKVEALPEVVREMVKPAEKIDSIRINHVSGFGPVANGHGGGGGEYGGGGGPMVNQVVDGILSMALQLPAVQKLGEDIGMNIAGSMDRVTSGLTGGLTGETTGATKPAGSATGTKPSGKKGTSSEAAE; encoded by the coding sequence GTGGGCTGGATCATCGTACTTCTGATCCTCGTCATCGCCGTGGTGGCGATTCTTTTCCTCAATCGCTTCTACGTGAAGGCGACGCGCGAGACGGCGCTGGTGCGGACCGGCTTCGGCGGCCAGCGCGTCGTGTTGGACGGCGGCGCCCTCGGCCTGCCGATCGTCCACCGCATCGCCGAAGTGAACATGAAGACGATGCGCCTCGAGGTGGAGCGCGCGGGCGAGCGGTCGATCATCACCAAGGACCGCCTGCGGATCGACACCACCGCCGAGTTCTACGTGCGCGTCCAGCCCTCGGACGAGGGCGTCGCCACGGCCGCCCAGGCTCTCGGCGGCAAGGTGCGCGCATCCGACGTCGAGGATCTCCTCGAAGGCAAGCTCGTCGACGCGCTGCTGTCGGTCGCGGCCAAGTACACGATGGACGAGCTGCAGGACAACCGCGGCCGCTACGTCGCCGAGGTGAAGGACGAGCTGACCGAGAAGGTCGCCGCCAACGGCCTCGTCCTGGAGGCGGTGTCGCTGACCCGGCTCGATCAGACACCGTTCTCGGCGCTCGATCAGAACAACGCCTTCAACGCGGTCGGCATGCGCCGCCTCGCCGAGGTGATCGCCACCAACCGCCGCGAGCGCGCCGAGATCGAGGACTCGGCCGACGTCGCGGTGCGCCAGTCCCACCTCGACGCCACCAAGCGCAAGCTCGTCATCGAGCAGGAAGAGGAAGAGGCGCAGCTCACCCAGCAGCTCGCCATCGAGGTGCAGCGCGCCAAGACGATGGCCGAGACCGCCGAGCGCCAGTCCGAGGCCGAGGAGCGGCGCGAGTACGCCCGCATCCGCCGCGACATGGAAGTGCGCGCCAAGCAGATCCAGTCCGATCGCGAGATCGACGAGCTGTCGCTGCAATCCAAGCTCGCCGTGCAGTCGACCCGGCACGACACCGAGATCAAGCTCGCCGCCAAGAAGGCGGAGGAGGCGGCCGCCGCAGCCGCCGCCCAGGCCGCCATCGCCGAGGAAGCCACCGCCCGCGAGGGGGTGGACACCGCGCGCGAGACCGCGGTCGCCGAACGCATCCGCGCGCTCGCCGTCATCAAGGCGAAGGAGGCCGCCGAGGTGGACGACACCCGCGTCGCCTCCGAAGCCGACACGGTGCGTGCGATGGCCGCCGCCGAAGCCGAGGCGATGCACACCAAGGCCCAGGCGATCAAGGCCGAGCTCCTCGCCAAGGCCGAGGGCGAGAGCGCGCTCTACGCCGCCGAGAACGCCCAGTCGGACGCGATCATCAAGATGAAGCTCGACCTCGCCAAGGTCGAGGCGCTGCCGGAGGTGGTGCGCGAGATGGTCAAGCCGGCCGAGAAAATCGATTCCATCCGCATCAACCACGTCTCCGGCTTCGGCCCCGTCGCCAACGGTCACGGCGGCGGCGGCGGCGAGTACGGCGGTGGTGGCGGGCCGATGGTCAACCAGGTCGTCGACGGGATCTTGTCGATGGCGCTGCAACTCCCCGCCGTCCAGAAGCTCGGCGAGGACATCGGCATGAACATCGCCGGCAGCATGGACCGCGTCACCAGCGGTCTGACGGGCGGGCTGACCGGCGAGACGACCGGCGCCACCAAGCCGGCCGGCAGCGCCACCGGCACCAAGCCGTCGGGCAAAAAAGGCACGAGCAGCGAGGCGGCCGAGTGA
- a CDS encoding ABC transporter substrate-binding protein, producing the protein MTINRRTLLKSASAASLVLAAPGIVGRAAANDTIKLAAILDQSGGLDLLGRPMLAATKMAVDELNAAGGLNGAEIELISYDPQTTIQFYTQFATQAAAGDRADVVHAGITSASREAIRPLLNRYQSLYFYNTLYEGGVCDMNNFCTGSTPAQTVEKLVPYAMEKFGPKVYVVAADYNYGQITAQWVKKYVEDNGGETVDIEFFPLDVSNFGPSIQKIQAAKPDFVMSALVGAAHISFYRQYASAGLTTQIPLASTTFALGGEHLLVSPEAAEGMLLAYAYFEEIDTPANAEFVEKLRASSSEEIPYIGEATARSYEGVMLWAEAVKKAGTKDRTAVIEALRSPVGYAGPSGTVTIEPKTNHALQNVYIGEIKNQKIEIIEEFENQPPADTLLVCDLDENPNQSTFYFENGLAAAGIE; encoded by the coding sequence ATGACGATCAACCGCCGCACTCTTCTCAAGAGCGCATCCGCCGCATCGCTGGTGCTGGCCGCCCCCGGCATCGTCGGCCGCGCTGCCGCCAACGACACCATCAAGCTCGCGGCGATCCTCGACCAGTCCGGCGGGCTCGACCTGCTCGGCCGGCCGATGCTGGCGGCGACCAAGATGGCGGTCGACGAGCTGAATGCCGCCGGCGGCCTCAACGGCGCGGAGATCGAGCTGATCTCCTACGATCCGCAGACGACGATCCAGTTCTACACCCAGTTCGCCACCCAGGCCGCGGCCGGCGACCGGGCCGACGTCGTCCACGCCGGCATCACCTCCGCTTCGCGCGAGGCGATCCGTCCGCTCCTCAACCGCTACCAGTCGCTCTACTTCTACAACACGCTCTACGAGGGCGGGGTGTGCGACATGAACAACTTCTGCACCGGCTCCACCCCGGCGCAGACGGTCGAAAAGCTCGTCCCCTACGCGATGGAGAAGTTCGGCCCGAAGGTCTACGTCGTCGCGGCCGACTACAACTACGGCCAGATCACCGCCCAGTGGGTGAAAAAGTACGTCGAGGACAACGGCGGCGAGACGGTCGACATCGAGTTCTTCCCGCTGGACGTCTCCAACTTCGGCCCGTCGATCCAGAAGATCCAGGCGGCCAAGCCGGACTTCGTTATGTCGGCCCTCGTCGGCGCGGCGCACATCTCGTTCTACCGCCAGTATGCCTCCGCGGGCCTGACGACGCAGATCCCGCTCGCCTCGACGACGTTCGCGCTCGGCGGTGAGCACCTCCTCGTCTCGCCCGAGGCGGCGGAGGGGATGCTCCTCGCCTACGCCTACTTCGAGGAGATCGACACGCCCGCCAACGCCGAGTTCGTCGAGAAGCTGCGCGCGTCCTCCTCCGAGGAGATCCCCTATATCGGCGAGGCGACCGCCCGCTCCTACGAGGGCGTCATGTTGTGGGCCGAGGCGGTGAAGAAGGCCGGCACCAAGGACCGCACCGCTGTGATCGAGGCGCTGCGCAGCCCGGTCGGCTACGCCGGCCCGTCCGGCACGGTGACGATCGAGCCGAAGACGAACCACGCGCTGCAGAACGTCTACATCGGCGAGATCAAGAACCAGAAGATCGAGATCATCGAGGAGTTCGAGAACCAGCCGCCGGCGGACACGCTGCTCGTCTGCGATCTCGACGAGAACCCCAACCAGTCGACCTTCTATTTCGAGAACGGCCTCGCCGCGGCCGGCATCGAGTAA
- a CDS encoding ATP-binding cassette domain-containing protein produces the protein MARTRRETVLETRDLSMRFGGVVANESVDFRLASGELRCLIGPNGAGKSTFFKCLTGQLKPTEGTVTIRDVDTTGADPHEVAELGVGIKTQVPNVFDSLSVEENIWLASRRFHADRRAQALTAETIERVRLGDIRRRQVGALAHGQRQWVELAMVVSAEPWLVLLDEPAAGMTDEETEFTAELIKSINETATLIVVEHDMNFIRAIAQKVTVFHRGAILIEGTMDEVSADPTVRDVYLGHKH, from the coding sequence ATGGCCCGTACGCGCCGCGAAACCGTCCTCGAGACACGCGACCTTTCCATGCGCTTCGGCGGCGTGGTGGCGAACGAGAGCGTCGACTTCCGCCTCGCCTCCGGGGAGCTGCGCTGCCTCATCGGCCCCAACGGCGCCGGCAAGTCGACCTTCTTCAAGTGCCTCACGGGGCAGCTGAAGCCGACCGAGGGCACCGTCACCATCCGCGACGTCGACACCACCGGCGCCGACCCGCACGAGGTGGCGGAGCTGGGCGTCGGCATCAAGACGCAGGTTCCCAACGTCTTCGACTCGCTCAGCGTGGAGGAGAACATCTGGCTCGCCTCCCGCCGCTTCCATGCCGACCGGCGCGCCCAGGCCCTCACCGCCGAGACCATCGAGCGCGTGCGCCTCGGCGACATCCGCCGCCGGCAGGTGGGGGCGCTGGCGCACGGGCAGCGCCAATGGGTCGAGCTGGCGATGGTCGTCTCCGCCGAGCCGTGGCTGGTGCTCCTCGACGAGCCCGCCGCCGGCATGACGGACGAGGAGACCGAGTTCACCGCCGAGCTCATCAAGAGCATCAACGAGACGGCGACGCTGATCGTCGTGGAGCACGACATGAACTTCATCCGCGCCATCGCGCAGAAGGTGACGGTCTTCCACCGCGGTGCCATCCTGATCGAGGGGACCATGGACGAGGTGTCCGCCGACCCGACGGTGCGTGACGTCTACCTGGGGCACAAGCATTGA
- a CDS encoding TRAP transporter large permease subunit → MPVNEMLALGMIGAFFAMLLIGFTVPVCLAVTGFVFGYLGFGGMLFGLLPARVFGVVTNYTLLALPLFIFMGIMLERSKMAEDLLDVIGLAMGGLKGGMALAIIIVGVLMGAASGVVGATVVTMGLIALSPLLRRGYDAGLASGVICASGTLGQIIPPSLVLILLADIMGESVGTLFAAALIPGLMLAGLFVAYVLVLGLVSPHKMPAIPLEERRRTSGRALAVKLLTVVVPPLALILVVLGSIIGGVAAPTEAAAMGAFGSIVLALLSGRLTFSLMREVVRGALVTSAMVFFILIFAQVFSLAFRGLGGERLVQDAFAFVPGGLDGQLLFLMALLFVLGFFLEWIEISYIALPLFLPVLDQSGVDLAWVAILIAVNLQTSFLTPPFGWALFFLKGVAPPEVKTGDIYRGVIPFILLQLVGLALVFLFPATALWLPDAIGW, encoded by the coding sequence ATGCCCGTCAACGAGATGCTGGCGCTCGGCATGATCGGCGCCTTCTTCGCGATGCTGCTGATCGGCTTCACGGTGCCGGTGTGCCTCGCCGTCACCGGGTTCGTGTTCGGCTACCTCGGCTTCGGGGGCATGCTGTTCGGGCTCCTGCCGGCGCGCGTCTTCGGCGTCGTCACCAACTACACGCTCCTCGCCCTGCCACTCTTCATCTTCATGGGCATCATGCTCGAGCGCTCCAAGATGGCGGAGGACCTGCTCGACGTGATCGGCCTCGCCATGGGCGGCCTCAAGGGCGGCATGGCGCTGGCGATCATCATCGTCGGCGTGTTGATGGGCGCGGCGTCGGGCGTCGTCGGCGCGACGGTGGTGACGATGGGGCTCATCGCCCTCTCCCCCCTCCTGCGGCGCGGCTACGATGCCGGGCTCGCCTCCGGCGTCATCTGCGCGTCCGGCACGCTGGGGCAGATCATCCCGCCGAGCCTGGTCCTGATCCTGCTGGCCGACATCATGGGCGAATCGGTCGGCACGCTGTTCGCGGCGGCGCTCATACCGGGGCTGATGCTGGCTGGGCTCTTCGTCGCCTACGTCCTCGTCCTCGGCCTCGTCAGCCCTCACAAGATGCCGGCGATCCCGCTGGAGGAGCGGCGCCGGACCTCCGGCCGCGCGCTAGCCGTCAAGCTCCTGACGGTGGTGGTGCCGCCGCTGGCGCTGATCCTGGTGGTGCTGGGGTCGATCATCGGCGGCGTCGCGGCGCCCACGGAAGCGGCGGCGATGGGCGCGTTCGGCTCCATCGTCCTGGCGCTGCTGTCGGGCCGGCTGACGTTCTCGCTGATGCGCGAGGTGGTGCGCGGCGCGCTCGTCACCTCGGCGATGGTGTTCTTCATCCTGATCTTCGCGCAGGTCTTCTCGCTCGCCTTCCGCGGGCTGGGCGGCGAGCGGCTGGTGCAGGACGCCTTCGCCTTCGTCCCCGGCGGACTCGACGGGCAGCTCCTCTTCCTGATGGCGCTCCTCTTCGTGCTCGGCTTCTTCCTGGAGTGGATCGAGATCTCCTACATCGCGCTGCCGCTCTTCCTGCCGGTCCTCGACCAGTCGGGCGTGGACCTCGCGTGGGTGGCGATCCTGATCGCGGTGAACCTGCAGACCTCGTTCCTGACCCCGCCGTTCGGATGGGCGCTCTTCTTCCTGAAGGGCGTCGCGCCACCGGAGGTGAAGACGGGCGACATCTACCGCGGCGTGATCCCGTTCATCCTGCTGCAGCTCGTCGGATTGGCGCTGGTCTTCCTGTTCCCCGCCACCGCGCTTTGGCTGCCGGACGCCATCGGCTGGTAG
- a CDS encoding TRAP transporter substrate-binding protein — protein sequence MKRRDFLAGAAGATIAAGTLATPHVAKAQSTFSWKMTNAYGPGSPYYVEGPGSPTDFCRKVAALSGGRLTIQHFAAGELIPALEGFDAVQNGVVEMNAANAYFWAGKIPAAQYFTTVPFGMDVKGTNAWMYHGDGIKLWHEMYEPLGLIAFPMGNTGVQMTGWFRKEITSVADFDGLKMRIPGLAGKVYAKLGVNVQLLPGGEIFPALERGVIDAAEFVGPYQDRRLGLQKAAKYYYTTGWHEPNNVTELLINKAAWDSLPEDLQTIVTSVAAECNLVSNAWCDATNAEAMVDLVENFGTIAQPLPDDVVAELKTLTEETLAEGAAADPQTQTVHDNYFAFKKQYAAWANQSLQPLLPLLYS from the coding sequence ATGAAGAGACGCGATTTCCTGGCGGGCGCCGCGGGCGCCACCATCGCGGCCGGCACGCTGGCCACGCCCCACGTCGCCAAGGCGCAGTCGACCTTCTCCTGGAAGATGACCAACGCCTACGGCCCCGGCTCGCCCTACTACGTGGAAGGTCCCGGCAGCCCGACCGACTTCTGCCGGAAGGTTGCCGCGCTCTCGGGCGGGCGCCTCACCATCCAGCACTTCGCCGCCGGCGAGCTGATCCCGGCGCTGGAGGGCTTCGACGCGGTACAGAACGGCGTCGTCGAGATGAACGCCGCCAATGCCTACTTCTGGGCCGGCAAGATCCCCGCGGCCCAATATTTCACCACCGTCCCCTTCGGCATGGACGTCAAAGGCACCAACGCGTGGATGTACCACGGCGACGGCATCAAGCTGTGGCACGAGATGTACGAGCCGCTCGGCCTGATCGCCTTCCCGATGGGCAACACCGGCGTGCAGATGACCGGCTGGTTCCGCAAGGAGATCACCTCGGTCGCCGACTTCGACGGCCTGAAGATGCGCATCCCCGGCCTCGCGGGGAAGGTCTACGCCAAGCTCGGCGTCAACGTGCAGCTTCTCCCCGGCGGCGAGATCTTCCCGGCGCTGGAACGCGGCGTGATCGATGCGGCGGAGTTCGTCGGCCCCTATCAGGACCGCCGCCTCGGCCTGCAGAAGGCCGCGAAATACTACTACACCACCGGCTGGCACGAGCCCAACAACGTCACCGAGCTTCTCATCAACAAGGCCGCCTGGGACAGCCTGCCGGAGGATCTGCAGACGATCGTCACCTCGGTCGCGGCCGAGTGCAATCTCGTCAGCAACGCCTGGTGCGACGCCACCAACGCCGAGGCGATGGTCGACCTCGTCGAGAACTTCGGCACCATCGCACAGCCGCTCCCCGACGACGTGGTCGCCGAGCTGAAGACGCTCACCGAGGAGACGCTCGCCGAAGGCGCGGCCGCCGACCCGCAGACCCAGACGGTCCACGACAACTATTTCGCCTTCAAGAAGCAGTATGCCGCGTGGGCCAACCAGTCGCTCCAGCCGCTGCTGCCGCTGCTCTACTCTTGA
- a CDS encoding branched-chain amino acid ABC transporter permease produces the protein MNRWSDKGRLIAVGVIGLVFMFGAPQVLQLFTIINLTTAIALAVLALSLGLVWGYGGILCFGQTTFFGLGAYAYAVAAQNFGDTTGAVIVAILVAALAAAILGYFMFWGRISDVYLGVITLTVTLILFNLIRRTSGPEYKIGTALLGGFNGTSAPPLQVPWSGAMLFPQHLFYVAMGALILAYFGCIWLTRTHFGRVCVAIRENETRAELLGYDTRVYKLGLFAIGGGLAGLAGVLMANGIGRVTPDLFSLSYAAQVIIWVIVGGRGTLIGPILGAFGIFWLTSKLGTQQTVNANMVLGLVLIGFVLLLPKGVVPTVIELAGRRWTRRSGRAARRRARGGARRSVQPAE, from the coding sequence GTGAACCGCTGGTCCGACAAAGGGCGGCTGATCGCCGTCGGGGTCATCGGCCTCGTCTTCATGTTCGGGGCGCCGCAGGTGCTCCAGCTCTTCACCATCATCAACCTCACGACGGCGATCGCGCTCGCGGTACTGGCGCTCTCGCTCGGCCTCGTCTGGGGCTACGGCGGCATCCTGTGCTTCGGGCAGACGACGTTCTTCGGCCTCGGCGCCTACGCCTACGCCGTCGCCGCCCAGAACTTCGGCGACACCACCGGCGCGGTGATCGTCGCGATCCTGGTGGCGGCACTCGCGGCGGCGATCCTGGGCTACTTCATGTTCTGGGGTCGCATCAGCGACGTCTACCTCGGCGTCATCACGCTGACGGTGACGCTGATCCTCTTCAACCTGATCCGCCGCACCTCGGGACCCGAGTACAAGATCGGCACCGCGCTGCTGGGCGGCTTCAACGGCACCTCCGCGCCGCCGTTGCAGGTGCCGTGGTCGGGGGCGATGCTGTTCCCGCAGCATCTCTTCTATGTGGCGATGGGCGCGCTGATCCTCGCCTATTTCGGCTGCATCTGGCTGACGCGCACGCACTTCGGCCGCGTCTGCGTCGCGATCCGCGAGAACGAGACGCGGGCCGAGCTGCTCGGCTACGACACGCGCGTCTACAAGCTCGGCCTCTTCGCCATCGGCGGCGGGCTCGCCGGCCTCGCGGGGGTGCTGATGGCCAACGGCATCGGCCGCGTGACGCCGGATCTCTTCAGCCTCTCCTATGCGGCGCAGGTGATCATCTGGGTCATCGTCGGCGGTCGCGGCACGCTGATCGGCCCGATCCTGGGCGCGTTCGGCATCTTCTGGCTGACGTCCAAGCTCGGCACGCAGCAGACCGTCAACGCCAACATGGTGCTCGGCCTGGTGCTGATCGGCTTCGTGCTCCTCTTGCCCAAGGGCGTGGTGCCGACGGTGATCGAGCTGGCCGGCCGGCGCTGGACCCGCCGCTCCGGCCGTGCCGCGCGGCGCCGGGCGCGCGGCGGGGCGCGCCGCAGCGTGCAACCGGCGGAGTGA